One region of Culex pipiens pallens isolate TS chromosome 2, TS_CPP_V2, whole genome shotgun sequence genomic DNA includes:
- the LOC120414693 gene encoding uncharacterized protein LOC120414693 isoform X2, which translates to MGCWERRIYYFGMQGTEHEYDSQRTRNNSQQYYIFTVYGSQNQERQTSPDQPPRYEPPQPPPLYEDVIKSPELYQKPPPAYNVV; encoded by the exons CGCCGTATATACTACTTTGGCATGCAGGGCACTGAGCACGAGTACGATTCACAACGAACAAGAAACAATA GCCAGCAGTACTACATCTTTACGGTTTACGGCTCACAAAACCAGGAACGACAAACGAGTCCCGATCAACCACCACGCT ACGAACCACCCCAACCGCCGCCCCTGTACGAGGACGTGATAAAATCACCGGAACTGTACCAAAAGCCTCCGCCGGCATATAATGTTGTGTGA
- the LOC120414691 gene encoding peptidylprolyl isomerase domain and WD repeat-containing protein 1 has translation MSDAENPPPKRSSEDVEPEEDDEWIGPLPSAAAPPKKRKVLEYEKLYLDNLPSTECYEKSFMHRDVITHLVVTRTDFIVTVSVDGHVKFWKKMEQGIEFVKHFRSHLAPIVALAANHTGTYLCTASVDKNVKVFDVINFDMINMLKLEYVPSSALEWIHSTGDAIAYLAVADQDSNSIYIYDGKGTNEALHVLEKLHSKPVVLIRYNPVYELTVSIDRGGILEYWLGSRHDFKFPSKLVHFESKLDTSLYEFAKNKTVVTSLAFSVDGKKFATVSTDRKVRVFGLLSGKLLRVYDESLARYSESQQLSQALSNMEFGRRMANERDLEKSDSFSLINISFDYSGHFIVYPTMLGIKLVNIETNKLVKIIGKNDNLRPLHVALFQGRVKNSKAAITLEHEASDNPTLQSVMNDPTLFCTAYKKQRFYLYSRRLPSDLQDVDRDVFNEKPSKEDIISVTEGQGSQKIYDHAVIHTTMGDIHMRLFGKECPKSVENFCVHSKNGYYNGHIFHRVIKGFMIQTGDPTGTGTGGQSIWGGEFKDEFCSTLKHDRPYTVSMANAGPNTNGSQFFVTVLPTPWLDNKHTVFGRVHKGMEVVQNICNSKTNPKTDKPYDEIRIISINLT, from the exons ATGTCCGACGCGGAGAATCCTCCCCCGAAAAGGTCTTCCGAAGACGTTGAACCAGAAGAAGACGATGAGTGGATTGGACCGCTTCCGTCCGCGGCAGCTCCGCCCAAGAAGCGCAAAG TGCTCGAGTACGAGAAGCTCTACCTGGATAACCTGCCGAGCACGGAATGTTACGAAAAGTCCTTCATGCATCGGGACGTCATCACCCATCTGGTGGTCACGCGGACCGATTTTATCGTGACGGTTAGCGTGGACGGGCATGTCAAGTTCTGGAAGAAGATGGAGCAGGGCATCGAGTTTGTGAAGCACTTCCGGAGCCATCTGGCTCCGATCGTTGCGCTGGCCGCAAACCACACCGGAACTTACCTGTGCACGGCCTCGGTCGACAAGAACGTGAAGGTGTTTGACGTGATTAACTTCGACATGATCAACATGCTGAAGCTGGAGTACGTTCCGTCGAGTGCACTCGAGTGGATCCACAGCACGGGCGATGCGATCGCGTATTTGGCGGT TGCCGACCAAGACTCCAACAGCATCTACATCTACGACGGCAAGGGAACCAACGAAGCTTTGCACGTGCTGGAAAAGCTCCACTCCAAGCCGGTCGTCCTGATCAGGTACAATCCAGTGTACGAGCTGACCGTGTCGATTGACCGCGGTGGCATCCTCGAGTACTGGCTCGGTTCGCGCCACGACTTTAAATTTCCCTCGAAGCTGGTCCACTTTGAGTCCAAGCTGGACACGAGCCTGTACGAGTTTGCCAAGAACAAAACTGTCGTCACGTCGTTGGCCTTTTCCGTGGATGGGAAAAAGTTTGCCACCGTGTCGACCGACCGGAAGGTGCGCGTGTTTGGTCTGCTCAGCGGGAAGTTGCTGCGCGTGTACGATGAAAGTTTGGCCCGGTACAGCGAAAGTCAGCAGCTGTCGCAGGCGCTGTCGAACATGGAGTTTGGGAGACG AATGGCCAACGAGCGGGACCTGGAAAAGTCCGACTCGTTCAGTTTGATCAACATCAGCTTTGACTACAGTGGGCACTTTATTGTGTATCCGACGATGCTGGGAATCAAGCTGGTGAACATTGAGACGAACAAGCTTGTGAAAATCATTGGCAAGAATGACAATTTGAGACCGCTGCACGTGGCGCTGTTTCAG GGTCGCGTGAAAAACTCAAAGGCCGCGATAACGCTGGAACACGAAGCGTCGGACAATCCCACGCTGCAGTCGGTTATGAACGATCCGACGCTGTTTTGCACCGCTTACAA aaAGCAACGATTCTACCTCTACAGCAGACGTTTGCCGTCGGACCTGCAGGACGTGGATCGCGACGTGTTCAACGAGAAGCCCTCCAAAGAGGACATCATCTCCGTCACCGAAGGACAAG GTTCGCAGAAAATCTACGACCACGCCGTCATTCACACGACGATGGGCGACATTCACATGCGACTCTTCGGCAAGGAATGTCCCAAATCGGTGGAGAACTTTTGCGTGCACAGTAAAAACGGTTACTACAACGGGCACATCTTCCACCGGGTCATCAAGGGCTTTATGATCCAGACGGGTGATCCGACGGGCACGGGAACCGGCGGCCAGTCGATTTGGGGCGGCGAGTTTAAGGACGAGTTCTGCTCGACGCTGAAGCACGACCGGCCGTACACGGTCAGCATGGCCAACGCTGGTCCGAATACGAACGGAAGTCAGTTCTTCGTGACGGTGCTGCCAACG CCCTGGTTGGACAACAAACACACCGTCTTTGGGCGCGTCCACAAGGGCATGGAGGTGGTCCAGAACATTTGCAACAGCAAAACGAATCCCAAAACGGACAAACCGTACGACGAAATTCGGATAATTTCAATTAACCTCACTTAG
- the LOC120414692 gene encoding uncharacterized protein LOC120414692 — translation MPLTGGGFSKHVNKLFNNPELSDVAILLDNDEEDDTFAETKTFHGHRVILATVSNYFRSMLYGSFVEATKKEIRLPGVPYSIFLKIMEVVYLGKTVPCANRTLEEAVEFYSLVQMLLINTEMKFFFESWMQVQMEMNESWRKDLLKIFALTFEWDMSRLRKKCSSGFGVTANEYVENSSFVDLPLGAVQMILDTSNICCTRAELKRAIQAWIEHHKGEISTDVAAELNRKVYRFGALCYDFKVLSICQKKDTHKLVDVLSLGECSEPTEALLVTSHEYLYRSEMIMLKCIGLRGVKICLRANPKFGPQHRRIKSELGERSFITVNFNDYQRNLTVRYDFTQHEQQTVTIFFREIVCCSETNVMFNFSWEGSGVQPLLLNYGPAKCNKNIETDSTLVTHIIYENQDYDTDGRCPECPIPVDDYDSYTSSPYYGGNGSEMETDLSENDSAED, via the exons ATGCCTCTGACTGGTGGAGGATTTTCAAAACACGTAAACAAGCTGTTCAACAATCCGGAGCTTTCCGATGTTGCGATCTTGTTGGACAACGATGAGGAGGACGACACTTTCGCGGAGACCAAGACGTTCCATGGCCACCGCGTGATTCTGGCCACCGTGTCGAACTACTTCCGCTCAATGCTGTACGGCTCGTTTGTGGAGGCGACCAAGAAGGAGATCCGCCTGCCGGGAGTTCCGTACTCGATTTTCCTCAAAATAATGGAGGTCGTTTATCTGGGCAAAACCGTCCCGTGTGCTAACAGGACGCTGGAAGAGGCCGTGGAGTTTTACTCTCTGGTCCAGATGCTGCTGATCAATACTGAGATGAAATTTTTCTTTGAATCATGGATGCAGGTTCAAATGGAGATGAATGAGTCTTGGAGGAAAGATCTTCTGAAGATTTTCGCCTTGACGTTCGAATGGGACATGTCGCGCCTGCGGAAAAAATGCTCCTCCGGATTCGGAGTAACCGCGAACGAGTACGTTGAAAATAGCTCGTTTGTGGACTTGCCATTGGGAGCTGTCCAAATGATTTTGGACACTTCCAACATTTGCTGCACTCGGGCCGAGCTGAAGCGAGCGATCCAAGCCTGGATCGAACACCACAAAGGAGAAATCTCCACCGATGTTGCTGCTGAGCTGAACAGGAAAGTTTACAGATTCGGGGCGCTTTGCTACGATTTCAAGGTGCTTTCAATTTGCCAGAAAAAGGACACACACAAGCTGGTGGATGTTCTATCGCTTGGAGAGTGTTCGGAACCGACGGAAGCTTTGCTCGTGACTTCACACGAGTATTTGTACAGATCTGAAATGATCATGCTCAAGTGCATCGGCTTGCGAGGAGTCAAGATCTGTTTGAGAGCGAACCCAAAGTTTGGCCCGCAGCACAGACGTATCAAATCGGAGcttggggagcgttcttttattac TGTCAATTTCAACGACTACCAGCGCAATCTAACGGTTCGCTACGACTTCACCCAGCACGAGCAGCAGACGGTGACGATCTTTTTCCGAGAAATCGTTTGCTGTTCGGAAACCAATGTGATGTTCAACTTTAGCTGGGAAGGTTCTGGTGTGCAACCGTTGCTGCTAAATTATGGTCCTGCGAAATGTAACAAGAATATCGAAACCGACTCCACGTTGGTGACGCACATCATCTACGAGAACCAAGACTACGATACAGATGGCCGATGTCCGGAATGTCCCATTCCGGTTGATGATTACGACTCTTATACTTCGTCGCCCTATTACGGTGGCAACGGCAGTGAAATGGAAACTGACCTGTCCGAGAACGACAGCGCTGAAGATTAA